The Mesorhizobium loti genome includes a region encoding these proteins:
- a CDS encoding HutD family protein: MRILRAAEYRSMPWKNGGGVTTEIAVSPNGAGLDDFDWRVSMARVELSGPFSQFAGIDRTLAVLEGEGIVLEIAGYPPTSINRATAPFSFPADVQTSATLIGGPITDLNVMTRRSRMTHSVERLVISAPVEIRTEAGTTLILCLNGDVIVLADEPVHLGPLDTLLPDPDSASLLVQPAHEATLFVIRIGPISGND; the protein is encoded by the coding sequence ATGCGCATCCTGCGGGCAGCCGAATACCGGTCGATGCCGTGGAAGAACGGCGGCGGCGTGACGACGGAAATCGCCGTCTCGCCCAATGGTGCCGGTCTCGACGACTTCGACTGGCGCGTCTCGATGGCGCGCGTCGAATTGAGCGGTCCTTTCTCGCAGTTTGCCGGTATCGATCGCACCCTTGCCGTGCTTGAGGGCGAGGGGATCGTCCTCGAGATTGCCGGCTATCCGCCGACATCCATAAACAGGGCAACCGCCCCGTTTTCCTTCCCGGCCGACGTGCAGACCTCGGCCACGCTGATCGGCGGACCGATCACCGATCTCAATGTCATGACCCGCCGAAGCCGGATGACGCATTCGGTCGAACGCCTGGTGATTTCGGCTCCCGTGGAAATCCGGACTGAGGCCGGCACAACCCTCATCCTGTGCTTGAACGGCGACGTCATCGTGCTCGCCGACGAACCGGTTCACCTCGGGCCACTCGACACGCTGCTGCCCGATCCGGACAGCGCCAGCCTGCTTGTCCAGCCAGCCCACGAGGCAACGCTGTTCGTGATCCGGATCGGCCCCATCTCCGGCAACGATTAA
- a CDS encoding glucan ABC transporter ATP-binding protein/ permease gives MTLLQIYWRALGYLAADRKRVALICSANVALAIVALLEPIMFGRVIGAISERGSVFTTLVMWAGLGAFNIVAFVMVARGADRFAHARRSEVLCQSFERVITMPLAWHHQHGTSNALHTMLRAVETLFSLWLEFMRQHLSTAVALVLLVPTAISMDLRMSLVLLGLGLLYVVIGRMVMRRTKAGQAAVERHYHQVFAHVTDSVSNVAVLQSYNRLGHEADTLRRYVKNLLDAQNPVLDWWALANALHRLSSAISMLIVLSIGAYLVTHGQLGIGDVIAFTGFATMLIARLDQMSAFANQISEARAKLEDFYQLEDSAADAAEPDGLRDLANVTGHVRFENVGFEFANSGQGIDDVSFEVQAGQTVAIVGPTGAGKTTLINLLQRVFSPSHGRILIDGVDTRTVTRKSLRHSIATVFQDAGLLNRSIEDNIRVGRAEATNDEIHAAADAAAARDFILSKSNGYDTVVGERGGQLSGGERQRIAIARAVLKDAPILVLDEATSALDVETEDRVKDAIDELRRDRTTFIIAHRLTTVRDADLVVFMDKGRVVEMGGFAELSLRNGRFASLLRAGGLLNDEEVRRLSRTVQQQQEAAA, from the coding sequence GTGACCCTTCTGCAAATCTACTGGCGAGCTCTCGGTTATCTGGCCGCGGACAGGAAACGCGTTGCGTTGATCTGTTCGGCCAACGTGGCTCTCGCCATTGTGGCGCTTCTCGAGCCGATCATGTTCGGTCGCGTCATCGGCGCCATCTCCGAGCGTGGCTCTGTCTTCACCACGCTGGTCATGTGGGCCGGTCTTGGCGCCTTCAACATCGTTGCTTTCGTCATGGTGGCGCGCGGCGCTGACCGCTTTGCCCATGCACGGCGCAGCGAAGTTCTGTGCCAGTCCTTCGAGCGCGTGATCACCATGCCGCTCGCCTGGCACCATCAGCACGGCACCTCCAATGCGTTGCACACGATGCTGCGCGCCGTCGAAACCCTGTTCAGCCTTTGGCTTGAATTCATGCGCCAGCATCTGTCCACGGCTGTCGCCCTCGTACTGCTGGTCCCAACCGCGATCAGCATGGACCTGCGCATGTCGCTGGTGCTGCTTGGCCTCGGACTGCTCTATGTCGTCATCGGTCGGATGGTCATGCGCCGCACCAAGGCGGGCCAGGCTGCGGTCGAGCGCCACTACCACCAGGTGTTCGCGCATGTGACCGACTCGGTCAGCAACGTTGCCGTGCTGCAGAGCTACAACCGCCTCGGCCACGAGGCCGATACGCTGCGCCGCTACGTCAAGAACCTGCTCGACGCGCAGAACCCTGTGCTCGACTGGTGGGCGCTGGCCAATGCCTTGCACCGTCTGTCGTCGGCAATCTCGATGCTGATCGTGTTGTCGATCGGCGCCTATCTCGTGACTCATGGTCAGTTGGGTATCGGCGACGTCATCGCCTTCACCGGTTTTGCCACGATGCTGATCGCTCGCCTCGACCAGATGTCGGCTTTCGCCAACCAGATTTCCGAGGCGCGCGCCAAGCTTGAGGATTTCTACCAGCTCGAGGACTCCGCCGCCGACGCCGCCGAGCCGGATGGGTTGCGCGATCTCGCCAATGTCACCGGCCATGTCCGCTTCGAGAATGTCGGCTTCGAATTCGCCAATTCGGGCCAGGGCATCGACGACGTGTCGTTCGAAGTCCAGGCCGGTCAGACCGTCGCCATCGTCGGACCGACCGGCGCCGGCAAGACCACGCTCATCAATCTGCTGCAGCGTGTCTTCTCGCCGTCCCATGGCCGTATCCTGATCGACGGCGTCGACACCCGCACCGTGACCCGCAAGTCGCTGCGTCATTCGATCGCCACCGTGTTCCAGGACGCCGGCCTGCTCAACCGCTCGATCGAGGACAACATCCGCGTCGGCCGCGCCGAGGCGACCAATGACGAGATCCATGCCGCCGCCGACGCGGCCGCGGCGCGGGACTTCATCCTGTCCAAGAGCAATGGCTACGACACGGTGGTCGGCGAACGTGGCGGCCAGCTGTCGGGTGGCGAGCGTCAGCGCATCGCCATTGCCCGCGCCGTGCTGAAGGATGCCCCGATCCTGGTGCTCGACGAGGCGACCAGCGCGCTCGACGTCGAGACCGAGGACCGCGTCAAGGATGCGATCGACGAATTGCGCCGCGACCGCACCACCTTCATCATCGCCCACCGCTTGACGACCGTCCGCGACGCCGATCTGGTCGTGTTCATGGACAAGGGCAGGGTGGTCGAAATGGGTGGCTTCGCCGAGCTGTCGCTGCGCAACGGCCGCTTCGCCAGCCTGCTGCGCGCCGGCGGCCTGCTCAACGACGAGGAGGTTCGCCGCCTCAGCCGCACCGTGCAGCAACAGCAGGAAGCGGCCGCCTGA
- a CDS encoding urocanate hydratase, translating to MNNPRHNIREVRSPRGTEISARSWLTEAPLRMLMNNLDPDVAENPNELVVYGGIGRAARTWNDFDRIVASLRTLADDETLLVQSGKPVGVFRTHPDAPRVLIANSNLVPHWATWEKFNELDKKGLMMYGQMTAGSWIYIGTQGIVQGTYETFVEAGRQHYGGNLKGKWILTGGLGGMGGAQPLAAVMAGACCLAIECNPDSIDFRLRTRYVDERADTLDEALEKIERWTKAGEAKSVGLLGNTAEIVPEMFRRGIRPDMVTDQTSAHDPINGYLPKGWTMAEWREKRVSDPKAVEKAARASMREHVEAMVAFWNAGVPTLDYGNNIRQVAKEEGFENAFAFPGFVPAYIRPLFCRGIGPFRWAALSGDPEDIYKTDAKVRELTPGNTHLHNWLDMARERIAFQGLPARICWVGLGDRHRLGLAFNEMVAKGELKAPVVIGRDHLDSGSVASPNRETESMKDGSDAVSDWPLLNALLNTASGATWVSLHHGGGVGMGFSQHAGMVIVADGTPDAARRLERVLWNDPATGVMRHADAGYDVAIECAKEHQLNLPGILG from the coding sequence ATGAACAATCCTCGCCACAATATCCGTGAAGTCCGCAGCCCGCGTGGCACCGAAATCAGCGCCCGCTCCTGGCTGACGGAAGCGCCGTTGCGGATGCTGATGAACAATCTCGACCCGGACGTCGCCGAAAACCCCAACGAGCTGGTCGTCTATGGCGGCATCGGCCGGGCGGCGCGGACCTGGAACGATTTCGACCGCATCGTCGCCTCGTTGAGGACACTGGCCGATGACGAGACTTTGCTGGTGCAGTCCGGCAAGCCGGTCGGCGTCTTCCGCACCCATCCCGATGCACCGCGCGTGCTGATCGCCAACTCCAACCTGGTGCCGCACTGGGCGACCTGGGAAAAATTCAACGAGCTCGATAAGAAGGGCCTGATGATGTACGGCCAGATGACGGCTGGCTCGTGGATCTACATCGGCACGCAAGGCATCGTGCAGGGCACCTACGAGACCTTCGTCGAGGCCGGCCGCCAGCACTATGGCGGCAATCTCAAGGGAAAATGGATCCTGACCGGCGGTCTCGGCGGCATGGGTGGCGCCCAGCCGCTCGCCGCCGTCATGGCCGGCGCCTGCTGCCTGGCGATCGAATGCAACCCGGACTCGATCGATTTCCGCCTGCGCACCCGCTACGTCGACGAGCGCGCCGACACGCTCGACGAGGCGCTGGAAAAGATCGAGCGCTGGACCAAGGCCGGCGAGGCCAAGTCGGTCGGCCTGCTTGGCAATACGGCCGAGATCGTCCCGGAAATGTTCAGGCGTGGCATTCGCCCCGATATGGTCACCGACCAGACCTCGGCGCATGATCCCATCAACGGCTATCTGCCGAAGGGCTGGACGATGGCCGAGTGGCGCGAGAAGCGCGTGAGTGACCCCAAGGCGGTCGAGAAGGCGGCTCGCGCTTCGATGCGCGAACATGTCGAGGCGATGGTGGCGTTCTGGAACGCCGGCGTGCCGACGCTCGACTATGGCAACAACATCCGCCAGGTGGCCAAGGAGGAGGGGTTCGAGAACGCCTTTGCCTTCCCCGGTTTCGTGCCGGCCTATATCCGTCCGCTGTTCTGCCGCGGCATCGGTCCGTTCCGCTGGGCAGCGCTTTCCGGCGATCCCGAGGATATTTACAAGACCGACGCCAAGGTGCGCGAACTGACGCCCGGCAACACCCATCTGCACAACTGGCTGGACATGGCGCGCGAGCGCATCGCCTTCCAGGGCCTGCCGGCGCGCATCTGCTGGGTCGGCCTCGGCGACCGGCATCGGCTCGGCCTCGCCTTCAATGAAATGGTGGCCAAGGGTGAGTTGAAAGCGCCCGTCGTCATTGGTCGCGATCACCTCGATTCCGGTTCGGTCGCCTCGCCGAACCGCGAGACGGAATCGATGAAGGACGGCTCGGACGCGGTGTCCGACTGGCCGCTGCTCAACGCGTTGCTCAACACAGCGTCTGGCGCCACCTGGGTGTCGCTGCACCATGGCGGCGGCGTCGGCATGGGTTTTTCCCAGCACGCCGGCATGGTCATCGTCGCCGACGGCACGCCGGACGCAGCAAGGCGCCTGGAGCGGGTGTTGTGGAACGACCCGGCGACCGGTGTCATGCGCCACGCCGATGCAGGCTACGACGTCGCCATCGAATGCGCCAAGGAGCACCAGCTCAACCTGCCAGGCATTCTCGGCTGA